In Bubalus kerabau isolate K-KA32 ecotype Philippines breed swamp buffalo chromosome 4, PCC_UOA_SB_1v2, whole genome shotgun sequence, one DNA window encodes the following:
- the LOC129651787 gene encoding alpha-1-acid glycoprotein: protein MALLWALAVLSLLPLLDAQSPECANLMTVAPITNATMDLLSGKWFYIGSAFRNPEYNESARAIQAAFFYFEPRHAEDKLIAREYQTIADKCVYNCSFIKIYRQNGTLSTIESDREHFADLLLSKHFRTFMLAASWNGTKNVGVSFYADKPEVTQEQKKEFLDVIKCIGIQESEITYTDEKKDACGPLEKQHEEERKKETEAS from the exons ATGGCACTGCTTTGGGCTCTCGCTGTCCTGAGCCTCCTTCCCCTGCTCGATGCCCAGAGCCCCGAGTGTGCCAACCTGATGACGGTGGCGCCCATTACCAATGCCACCATGGACTTG CTCTCTGGCAAGTGGTTTTATATCGGCTCTGCTTTCCGAAACCCCGAGTACAATGAGTCGGCTAGAGCAATCCAGGCGGCTTTCTTTTACTTTGAGCCCAGGCACGCGGAGGACAAGCTGATCGCCAGAGAGTACCAGACCAT TGCAGACAAGTGCGTCTACAACTGCAGCTTCATAAAAATCTATCGTCAGAATGGAACCTTGTCTACAATTG AGTCGGACAGAGAACACTTTGCTGACCTGCTGCTCAGCAAGCACTTCAGGACCTTCATGCTTGCTGCCTCCTGGAATGGCACAAAGAATGTGGGGGTGTCCTTCTATG CTGACAAGCCGGAGGTGACCCAGGAGCAGAAGAAAGAGTTCTTAGATGTCATCAAGTGCATAGGCATCCAGGAATCAGAAATCACATACACCGACGAGAAGAAG GATGCGTGTGGGCCGCTGGAGAAGCAGCacgaggaggaaaggaagaaggagacagaagCGTCCTAG